In a single window of the Streptomyces sp. HUAS ZL42 genome:
- a CDS encoding hydrogenase maturation protease, protein MNVASCRPGTRVRLRPSRRADIMDLALAGRIAEVAAVEEDFEGQLHVAVVLEGDPGRDLGAASQIGHRFFFAPDELEPLAGTDGDPPPHRVLVAGVGNIFMADDGFGPEAAAVLARRPLPAGVHVADFGIRGMDLAYRMLDGYATVVLLDATPHGQPPGTLSVIEPDLAALPAGAAPEAHSMDPVKVLALAGQLGDGDLPRVLVVGCEPEVRMNGDEVDVVVGLSEPVREAVERSVPFVESLVAEILADAAERR, encoded by the coding sequence GTGAACGTCGCCTCCTGCCGTCCCGGCACGCGGGTGCGGCTGCGGCCGTCCCGGCGGGCGGACATCATGGACCTGGCCCTGGCGGGGCGGATCGCCGAAGTCGCCGCCGTGGAGGAGGACTTCGAGGGGCAGCTGCACGTAGCCGTCGTCCTGGAGGGAGACCCGGGACGTGACCTGGGTGCCGCGAGCCAGATCGGCCACCGGTTCTTCTTCGCCCCCGACGAACTGGAACCGCTCGCCGGAACCGACGGCGACCCGCCGCCCCACCGCGTGCTCGTCGCGGGCGTCGGCAACATCTTCATGGCCGATGACGGGTTCGGGCCCGAGGCCGCCGCGGTCCTCGCCCGCCGCCCGTTGCCCGCCGGCGTCCACGTCGCCGACTTCGGCATCCGCGGCATGGACCTCGCGTACCGCATGCTGGACGGCTATGCCACCGTCGTCCTGCTGGACGCCACCCCGCACGGGCAGCCGCCCGGCACCCTGAGTGTCATCGAGCCGGATCTTGCCGCGCTGCCCGCCGGGGCTGCTCCCGAGGCCCACTCCATGGATCCCGTCAAGGTCCTCGCTCTGGCCGGGCAACTGGGCGACGGGGACCTGCCCCGGGTACTCGTCGTCGGCTGCGAGCCCGAGGTCCGCATGAACGGCGACGAAGTGGACGTGGTCGTCGGCCTCAGCGAACCGGTACGCGAGGCCGTCGAGCGCTCGGTGCCGTTCGTCGAGTCCTTGGTTGCCGAAATCCTCGCCGACGCCGCCGAGAGGAGGTGA
- the hypB gene encoding hydrogenase nickel incorporation protein HypB: MCRSVDVRTAVLAKNDGLAAQLRADLAERRVTAVNLLSSPGSGKTALLELVLRRARERDVAVAALTADLATENDARRLARSGAPVKQVLTGGLCHLEAAQVRGLVEGWLPPTTRLLFVENVGNLVCPASYDLGETLRVTLMSVTEGEDKPLKYPTAFGAAHLVTLTKTDLADAAGFDDAAFTAAVQRVNPGVEILRTSARTGQGVDILLDRILAVAEGAAPHAPLLAADHLRDHGHDHGPAPDHDHGQGPASRATTA, translated from the coding sequence ATGTGCCGCAGCGTCGACGTGCGGACGGCCGTACTGGCCAAGAACGACGGCCTGGCGGCGCAGCTCCGCGCAGACCTGGCGGAACGGCGGGTGACCGCCGTCAACCTGCTGTCCAGCCCCGGCAGCGGCAAGACCGCACTGCTCGAACTGGTGCTGCGCCGCGCCCGCGAGCGGGACGTGGCCGTCGCCGCCCTCACGGCCGACCTGGCCACCGAGAACGACGCCCGCCGCCTCGCCCGTTCCGGAGCGCCGGTGAAACAGGTGCTGACCGGCGGCCTGTGCCATCTGGAGGCCGCGCAGGTGCGCGGCCTCGTCGAAGGCTGGCTCCCGCCCACGACCCGCCTGCTGTTCGTGGAGAACGTCGGGAACCTGGTCTGTCCCGCCTCCTACGACCTGGGCGAGACGCTGCGCGTGACGCTGATGTCGGTGACAGAGGGCGAGGACAAACCGCTGAAGTACCCCACCGCCTTCGGCGCGGCTCATCTCGTGACCCTGACGAAGACGGACCTCGCCGACGCCGCCGGCTTCGACGACGCAGCCTTCACCGCGGCCGTGCAGCGCGTCAATCCCGGAGTGGAGATCCTGCGCACCTCGGCCCGTACCGGGCAGGGCGTCGACATCCTGCTCGACCGGATCCTCGCCGTCGCCGAGGGAGCGGCGCCGCACGCCCCGCTGCTCGCGGCGGACCATCTGCGCGATCACGGGCACGACCACGGTCCCGCTCCTGATCACGACCACGGGCAGGGGCCCGCGTCCCGGGCGACCACGGCGTGA
- a CDS encoding hydrogenase expression protein HypE, whose amino-acid sequence MSTDTEAPAAVEEVHILWTSEGMSCDGDTVSVTAASLPSLEDVVLGAIPGLPKVVLHNKVLSYDSADDFTRPFHQAADGTLGAPYVLVVEGSIPNERINGDGYWTSMGNDPRTGDPITFNTWIDRLAPGAFAVVAVGTCATYGGIHAMAGNPTGCMGLADYLGWDFRSAGGLPIVNVPGCPVQPDNFMETVTWLLYQAAGLAPAIPLDEQLRPTWLFGKTVHEGCDRAAYYEQGDFAKDYNSPKCQVKIGCWGPVVNCNVTKRGWMDGIGGCPNVGGICIGCTMPGFPDKFMPFMDEPPGGSVSSGILASSYGPLVRRLRAITNRSVNQEPKWRHNRSELTSGFAPRWPGK is encoded by the coding sequence ATGAGCACCGACACCGAGGCCCCCGCGGCCGTGGAAGAGGTTCACATCCTCTGGACCTCCGAGGGCATGAGCTGCGACGGGGACACCGTCTCCGTCACGGCGGCATCCCTGCCCAGCCTGGAGGACGTGGTCCTCGGCGCCATCCCGGGACTGCCGAAGGTCGTCCTGCACAACAAGGTGCTCTCCTATGACAGCGCCGACGATTTCACCCGGCCCTTCCACCAGGCCGCCGACGGGACGCTGGGTGCGCCGTACGTGCTCGTCGTGGAGGGCTCCATTCCCAACGAGCGCATCAACGGCGACGGTTACTGGACGTCGATGGGCAACGACCCGCGTACGGGCGATCCCATCACCTTCAACACGTGGATCGATCGGCTCGCCCCCGGCGCCTTCGCCGTCGTCGCGGTCGGCACCTGTGCCACGTACGGCGGTATCCACGCCATGGCGGGCAACCCCACCGGCTGCATGGGCCTGGCCGACTACCTGGGCTGGGACTTCCGCTCGGCCGGCGGGCTGCCGATCGTCAATGTGCCCGGCTGCCCCGTCCAGCCCGACAACTTCATGGAGACCGTGACCTGGCTGCTCTACCAGGCCGCGGGTCTGGCCCCGGCCATCCCGCTCGACGAGCAGCTGCGCCCCACCTGGTTGTTCGGCAAGACCGTGCACGAGGGCTGCGACCGTGCCGCGTACTACGAGCAGGGTGACTTCGCCAAGGACTACAACTCGCCCAAGTGCCAGGTGAAGATCGGCTGTTGGGGTCCCGTGGTCAACTGCAACGTCACCAAGCGCGGATGGATGGACGGCATCGGCGGCTGCCCCAACGTCGGTGGCATCTGCATCGGCTGCACCATGCCCGGCTTTCCCGACAAGTTCATGCCGTTCATGGACGAGCCGCCCGGCGGCAGCGTCTCCTCCGGCATCCTCGCCTCCTCCTACGGTCCGCTGGTGCGCAGGCTGCGCGCCATCACCAACCGTTCGGTCAACCAGGAGCCCAAGTGGCGCCACAACCGCAGCGAACTCACCTCCGGCTTCGCGCCGCGCTGGCCCGGCAAGTGA
- a CDS encoding diacylglycerol kinase family protein, with amino-acid sequence MSRRWTARLALGAGTAALLVLVISAGFGSVVLVGVGVGGLALTVAGVWWMLTHTGWIRVLAVLLVVAAPLTVLVLYAIADLLWVVLVSLGLWALAVSAGRAALVEDTSPGMPERSVNRAEHPFLIMNPRSGGGKVEKFQLVERARALGAEVVVLDPAHRQDVAELAHRAVRRGADLLGVAGGDGTQALVAGVAAEHDVPFMVISAGTRNHFAMDLGLDRQDPSTCLEALTDGVELRIDLGYLHAGRSADPSAGRVFVNNASFGVYAAVVQSPAYRDDKARTILEMLPDLLTHQSGARLSVRTGALTLDAPQAVLVSNNPYRPGDSAGLGRRERLDSGDLGVLGVEVGSAAQATQLLLRGRQGRGLTAVTAREVVVDADAREIPVGVDGEALLLPTPVRCRLAAGALRVRVPRRRPGVPHSAPPMDWHRVRRLALTMGRVAAGRDTV; translated from the coding sequence ATGAGCAGGCGCTGGACTGCGCGGCTGGCTCTGGGGGCAGGTACAGCGGCGCTTCTGGTGCTGGTGATCTCCGCCGGGTTCGGAAGCGTCGTCCTTGTCGGGGTGGGAGTGGGCGGGCTTGCCCTCACGGTGGCCGGCGTGTGGTGGATGCTCACGCACACAGGCTGGATCAGGGTGCTGGCCGTACTGCTGGTGGTCGCCGCGCCGCTGACCGTCCTGGTGCTGTATGCGATCGCCGACCTGCTGTGGGTCGTGCTGGTTTCGCTCGGTCTGTGGGCGCTGGCCGTCTCCGCAGGCAGGGCCGCACTTGTCGAAGACACCTCGCCCGGCATGCCGGAGCGATCCGTCAACCGGGCCGAGCATCCTTTCCTGATCATGAATCCGCGCTCCGGTGGCGGAAAGGTCGAGAAGTTCCAGCTGGTCGAGAGAGCCAGGGCCCTGGGCGCCGAGGTCGTCGTGCTGGATCCGGCGCATCGGCAGGATGTGGCCGAGCTGGCGCACCGGGCCGTCCGGAGAGGTGCCGACCTGCTCGGCGTGGCGGGCGGTGACGGTACGCAGGCTCTGGTCGCAGGTGTGGCCGCAGAGCACGACGTCCCGTTCATGGTGATCAGTGCCGGCACCCGCAACCACTTCGCCATGGATCTGGGCCTGGACCGGCAGGACCCGTCCACGTGTCTGGAGGCGCTGACCGACGGCGTCGAACTGCGCATCGACCTCGGCTACCTCCATGCGGGAAGGTCCGCGGACCCGAGTGCGGGGCGCGTCTTCGTCAACAACGCCTCGTTCGGCGTGTACGCCGCGGTGGTGCAAAGTCCCGCCTACCGCGACGACAAGGCCCGCACCATTCTGGAGATGCTGCCGGATCTGCTGACGCATCAGAGCGGAGCGCGGCTCAGCGTCCGCACCGGTGCGCTGACTCTGGATGCACCCCAGGCCGTACTCGTGAGTAACAATCCCTATCGGCCGGGTGACTCGGCGGGGCTGGGGCGCCGGGAGCGACTGGACTCGGGCGACCTGGGCGTACTGGGCGTCGAGGTCGGCAGCGCAGCCCAAGCGACGCAGCTGCTCCTGCGCGGCCGACAGGGCCGCGGACTGACCGCCGTCACCGCCCGCGAAGTGGTCGTGGACGCCGACGCTCGCGAAATCCCGGTCGGCGTCGACGGCGAGGCCTTGCTGCTGCCCACTCCGGTGCGCTGTCGGCTCGCGGCCGGAGCCCTGCGCGTGCGTGTCCCGCGGCGCCGGCCCGGCGTGCCGCACAGCGCGCCGCCGATGGACTGGCACAGGGTGCGGCGGCTGGCGCTGACGATGGGACGGGTCGCGGCGGGACGCGACACCGTCTGA
- a CDS encoding DUF6084 family protein: MTAPPLSAPPAPAAPVLAFAVTGAEEERFTAVPTLRFGLEIARTAGLPVGSVALTAVVRIDVARRRYDPRAQEALGELFGTPEQWATSMRPLTWTRTTVHVPAFDDRTTVQIPVECSYDTELAVTKYLRAVGDDGDVPLDFLFSGTVFHRAPGGPGLAASRISWSDGNTRYALPAALWHSLTDRHHAGSPWLRLSRETFDRLDAYRARHVLVSPDDAVRVLLDSAAQPHSGTSTT; this comes from the coding sequence ATGACGGCGCCCCCGTTGTCCGCTCCGCCGGCCCCGGCGGCTCCGGTCCTGGCGTTCGCCGTCACCGGAGCGGAGGAGGAGCGCTTCACGGCTGTGCCCACCCTCCGCTTCGGCCTGGAGATCGCCAGGACCGCCGGCCTGCCCGTCGGCTCGGTCGCCCTGACCGCCGTCGTCCGCATCGACGTGGCCCGCCGCCGCTACGACCCTCGGGCCCAGGAGGCGCTCGGTGAGCTGTTCGGGACGCCCGAGCAGTGGGCGACCAGCATGCGCCCGCTCACCTGGACCCGCACGACCGTCCACGTACCGGCCTTCGACGACCGCACCACGGTGCAGATCCCCGTCGAGTGCTCCTACGACACCGAGCTGGCCGTCACCAAGTACCTGCGCGCGGTCGGCGACGACGGCGACGTGCCGCTGGACTTCCTGTTCAGCGGCACCGTATTCCACCGTGCCCCCGGCGGACCCGGACTCGCCGCCTCCCGCATCTCCTGGTCCGACGGCAACACCCGATACGCCCTGCCCGCCGCCCTCTGGCACTCCCTGACCGACCGCCACCACGCGGGCAGCCCCTGGCTGCGGCTCTCCCGCGAGACCTTCGACCGCCTCGACGCCTACCGTGCCCGGCACGTCCTCGTCAGTCCCGACGACGCCGTGCGCGTCCTGCTCGACAGCGCCGCCCAACCACACTCGGGGACCTCCACCACATGA
- a CDS encoding nickel-dependent hydrogenase large subunit, translating to MTTRQAAPAEQRTLTDVAFDPITRIVGNLGIYTKIDFNAREVVECKSTSSVFRGYSVFMKGKDPRDAHFITSRICGICGDNHATCSVYAQNMAYGVKPPPLADWIINLGEAAEYMFDHTIFQDNMVFVDYCERMVKETNPGVWERAERTPAPRGDQHGHRTIGDIMRSYNPFEGATYKEALVMSRLTREMICLMEGRHVHPSTLYPGGVGTVATPQLFTDYLVRLTRCLDFVKRAVAMNDDVFDFFYEALPGYEEVGRRRTLLGCWGAFQDPEIVDYSYKKMNEWGNAMFVTPGIVVDNQLVTTDLVDINLGMRILLGSSYYEDWTGEETFVDKDPLGNPVDKRHPWNQTTLPAPQKRNLDGGNYSWVMSPRWFDKRTNDFLALDTGGGPIARLWATALAGKVNTPYVRSTGHSVQIDLPKTPSSPERRLEWTPPPFPNTIERNRARMYFVAYAAAMAFHFVDQALNEVRSGVTKTFQDFKVPKDAIGCGFHEAVRGVLSHHMVIRDGKIANYHPYPPTPWNASPRDFYGTPGPYEDAVQGCPIFEENGPENFKGIDIMRTVRSFDPCLPCGVHMYLGGGRTLTQSHSPTFGALAH from the coding sequence GTGACGACGAGACAGGCCGCCCCGGCGGAGCAGCGCACCCTCACCGATGTCGCGTTCGATCCGATCACCCGGATCGTCGGCAACCTGGGCATCTACACGAAGATCGACTTCAATGCCCGTGAGGTCGTGGAGTGCAAGAGCACCTCATCGGTCTTCCGTGGCTACAGCGTCTTCATGAAGGGCAAGGATCCCCGCGACGCGCACTTCATCACCAGCCGCATCTGCGGCATCTGCGGGGACAACCACGCCACCTGCTCGGTCTACGCACAGAACATGGCCTACGGGGTGAAGCCGCCGCCCCTCGCCGACTGGATCATCAACCTCGGCGAGGCCGCCGAGTACATGTTCGACCACACGATCTTCCAGGACAACATGGTCTTCGTCGACTACTGCGAACGCATGGTCAAGGAGACCAACCCCGGCGTGTGGGAGCGGGCCGAGCGCACCCCCGCGCCGCGCGGCGACCAGCACGGCCACCGGACCATCGGCGACATCATGCGCTCGTACAACCCCTTCGAGGGGGCGACGTACAAAGAGGCGCTGGTCATGAGCCGCCTCACCCGCGAGATGATCTGTCTCATGGAGGGCCGCCATGTGCATCCCTCCACGCTCTACCCGGGTGGTGTCGGCACCGTCGCCACCCCCCAGCTCTTCACGGACTACCTGGTTCGCCTCACCCGCTGTCTGGACTTCGTCAAGCGTGCCGTCGCCATGAACGACGACGTCTTCGACTTCTTCTACGAGGCCCTGCCCGGCTACGAGGAGGTCGGCCGCCGCCGTACCCTGCTCGGCTGCTGGGGGGCCTTCCAGGACCCCGAGATCGTCGACTACAGCTACAAGAAGATGAACGAGTGGGGCAACGCCATGTTCGTCACCCCGGGCATCGTGGTCGACAACCAGCTCGTTACCACGGACCTGGTCGACATCAACCTCGGCATGCGCATCCTGCTCGGCAGTTCGTACTACGAGGACTGGACGGGCGAGGAGACGTTCGTCGACAAGGATCCGCTCGGCAACCCGGTTGACAAGCGCCACCCCTGGAACCAGACCACCCTGCCCGCACCGCAGAAGCGCAACCTGGACGGCGGCAACTACAGCTGGGTGATGAGCCCCCGCTGGTTCGACAAGCGCACCAACGACTTCCTCGCCCTGGACACGGGCGGCGGACCCATCGCCCGTCTGTGGGCCACCGCGCTCGCCGGGAAGGTCAACACCCCGTATGTGCGTTCCACGGGCCACAGCGTGCAGATCGACCTGCCGAAGACCCCTTCGTCGCCCGAGCGGCGGCTGGAGTGGACGCCCCCGCCGTTCCCGAACACCATCGAACGCAACCGGGCCCGCATGTACTTCGTGGCCTACGCGGCGGCCATGGCCTTCCACTTCGTCGACCAGGCCCTGAACGAGGTCCGTTCCGGCGTCACCAAGACCTTCCAGGACTTCAAGGTGCCCAAGGACGCCATCGGCTGCGGCTTCCACGAGGCCGTACGCGGCGTGCTCAGTCACCACATGGTCATCCGCGACGGCAAGATCGCCAACTACCACCCGTACCCGCCGACCCCGTGGAACGCCAGCCCGCGCGACTTCTACGGCACCCCCGGCCCGTACGAGGACGCCGTACAGGGCTGCCCGATCTTCGAGGAGAACGGGCCGGAGAACTTCAAGGGCATCGACATCATGCGCACCGTCCGCAGCTTCGACCCCTGCTTGCCGTGCGGCGTGCACATGTACCTCGGCGGCGGCCGCACCCTCACCCAGTCCCACTCGCCGACCTTCGGCGCCCTCGCCCACTAG
- a CDS encoding NifU family protein translates to MPFEPWDDAYARRRVALAEEQLSGLDALPDGLAAARAAQTVETLVGLYGQCLGRITAQLAEHPDVLDRLAADDLVGHLLLVHDLHPHPVGTRVRQALAALPEPPEVLEMSGTAVRVRIRGGGCGSAGAEQAVRDAVAACAPEIEDVRVESAGPAEALIPVDSLFRDRAPVAGGACG, encoded by the coding sequence ATGCCCTTCGAACCCTGGGACGACGCATACGCCCGCCGACGGGTGGCACTGGCCGAGGAACAGCTGTCCGGGCTGGACGCCCTGCCGGACGGTCTCGCCGCGGCTCGGGCCGCACAGACCGTCGAGACACTCGTCGGGCTGTACGGCCAGTGCCTGGGACGGATCACCGCCCAGCTGGCCGAACACCCGGACGTGCTGGACCGGTTGGCCGCCGACGACCTGGTCGGGCATCTGCTGCTGGTGCACGACCTGCACCCGCACCCGGTCGGGACACGGGTCCGGCAGGCCCTCGCCGCGCTGCCCGAACCCCCCGAAGTGCTGGAGATGTCCGGCACGGCGGTTCGCGTCCGGATCCGCGGCGGTGGTTGCGGGTCGGCCGGGGCCGAGCAGGCGGTACGGGACGCCGTGGCCGCATGTGCGCCGGAGATCGAGGACGTCCGGGTGGAGAGCGCGGGCCCGGCCGAAGCGCTGATCCCCGTCGACTCGCTGTTCCGTGACCGCGCCCCGGTCGCGGGAGGTGCCTGCGGATGA
- a CDS encoding enoyl-CoA hydratase-related protein: MRILLLASAFNSLTQRVFAELRDQGHSVAVELALGDDQRLTAAVRCHAPELVIAPMLKTAVPEEIWSEYSCLIVHPGPPGDRGPSSLDRAVQEGRRRWGVTVLQAVAEMDAGPVWASAEFEVPPDIGKSDLYRGELADAALSAVLRAVERFASGTYTPVAPPSQTWQPYLRQEERRIDWAHDTTATVLRKLRAADSQPGVLDTFLGGEWYLHGGRPEPHLTGTPGDILATRHGAICRATTDGAVWIPELRPRRKPGSPATFKLPAKPALEGRGAVTYAAPRRGREQPTTTDSQNPTGGSYSDITYQEQGTVGHLTFRFPGGAMSTDQCHRLLTAYREARTRPTDIIVLGGRRDFFSNGIHLNVIEAAHDPAAESLANIEAIDDLVEEILTTTDRLVIAALPGNAAAGGAMLALAADEVWCRRGAVLNPHYRLMGLYGSEYWTYTLPRRVGAAVAARLTEDALPVTAVAAQALGLVDRVVECAPGEFADEVTRMAGRLARSPSLPARLGAKKAARQRDEAVRPLSAYRAAELERMRAVFDDPAAPYHALRSAFVRKQRPNGTPEHLRTECPNGE; encoded by the coding sequence ATGCGGATTCTGCTTCTTGCCAGCGCGTTCAACAGCCTTACCCAGCGCGTCTTCGCGGAGTTGCGCGACCAGGGGCACTCGGTCGCAGTGGAGCTCGCGCTCGGTGACGACCAGCGCCTCACCGCCGCGGTGCGCTGTCACGCCCCCGAGCTGGTGATCGCCCCGATGCTGAAGACCGCCGTCCCGGAAGAGATCTGGTCGGAGTACTCCTGCCTGATCGTCCACCCGGGGCCGCCCGGTGACCGCGGGCCTTCGTCGCTGGACCGGGCCGTTCAGGAAGGCCGCCGACGCTGGGGCGTGACCGTGCTGCAGGCCGTGGCGGAGATGGACGCCGGCCCGGTCTGGGCGTCGGCGGAGTTCGAGGTCCCTCCGGACATCGGCAAGAGCGACCTCTACCGGGGCGAACTGGCTGACGCGGCCCTGAGCGCCGTACTGCGGGCCGTCGAACGCTTCGCCTCCGGCACGTACACCCCGGTCGCCCCGCCGTCCCAGACCTGGCAGCCGTACCTGCGCCAGGAGGAACGCCGCATCGACTGGGCGCACGACACCACGGCGACGGTCCTGCGCAAACTCCGCGCCGCCGACTCACAGCCCGGCGTCCTGGACACCTTCCTGGGCGGAGAGTGGTACCTGCACGGAGGCCGACCCGAACCCCACCTCACGGGCACCCCGGGCGACATCCTGGCCACGAGGCACGGGGCGATCTGCCGGGCGACGACGGACGGCGCGGTCTGGATCCCGGAGCTCCGCCCACGCCGGAAGCCGGGCAGCCCGGCGACCTTCAAGCTGCCGGCGAAGCCGGCACTCGAGGGGCGCGGGGCTGTGACATATGCCGCTCCGAGGCGTGGGCGCGAGCAACCGACGACAACGGACAGCCAAAACCCGACAGGCGGAAGCTACTCGGACATCACCTACCAGGAACAAGGCACCGTCGGCCACCTCACCTTCCGCTTCCCCGGCGGAGCCATGAGCACCGACCAGTGCCACCGCCTCCTGACCGCCTACCGAGAAGCCCGCACCCGCCCCACCGACATCATCGTGCTCGGCGGAAGAAGGGACTTCTTCTCCAACGGCATCCATCTGAACGTCATCGAGGCAGCCCACGACCCCGCCGCGGAATCCCTCGCCAACATCGAAGCCATCGACGATTTGGTGGAGGAGATCCTGACCACCACCGACCGCCTGGTGATCGCCGCGCTCCCCGGCAACGCGGCCGCCGGCGGCGCGATGCTGGCCCTCGCCGCGGACGAGGTGTGGTGCCGCCGGGGTGCCGTCCTCAACCCGCATTACCGTCTGATGGGCCTGTACGGCTCCGAGTACTGGACCTACACCCTTCCGCGCCGAGTCGGTGCGGCGGTCGCCGCGCGCCTGACCGAGGACGCCCTGCCCGTCACGGCCGTCGCCGCCCAGGCACTCGGACTGGTGGACCGCGTCGTCGAGTGCGCACCGGGCGAGTTCGCCGACGAGGTCACCCGAATGGCCGGCCGACTGGCCCGTTCCCCGAGTCTCCCCGCCCGGCTGGGCGCCAAGAAGGCCGCTCGACAGCGCGACGAGGCCGTACGTCCGCTCAGCGCCTACCGCGCCGCCGAGCTGGAGCGCATGCGTGCCGTCTTCGACGATCCGGCCGCTCCCTACCACGCGCTGCGCTCCGCCTTCGTACGCAAACAACGGCCGAACGGGACACCGGAACACCTCCGAACGGAGTGTCCGAATGGTGAGTGA
- the hypA gene encoding hydrogenase maturation nickel metallochaperone HypA: MHELSIAAAVVENAEGVAREHGAHAVAGVTLRIGELAGVVPDALRFSFSLVAEGTALDGAELVIEEVPARARCGGCDARFAVGSPPALWCPHCDTAAAELLTGRELELAEVRMAESP, translated from the coding sequence ATGCACGAGCTGTCGATCGCCGCCGCCGTCGTGGAGAACGCCGAGGGTGTCGCCCGGGAACACGGGGCGCACGCGGTGGCGGGCGTGACGCTGCGGATCGGCGAGTTGGCGGGTGTGGTCCCGGATGCGCTGCGCTTCTCCTTCTCGCTGGTCGCCGAGGGCACCGCGCTGGACGGCGCGGAGCTGGTCATCGAAGAGGTACCGGCCCGGGCCCGGTGCGGCGGCTGCGACGCACGGTTCGCGGTCGGCTCGCCGCCCGCGTTGTGGTGCCCGCACTGCGACACCGCGGCGGCCGAACTGCTGACCGGGCGGGAACTCGAACTGGCGGAGGTACGAATGGCAGAGAGCCCGTGA
- a CDS encoding DUF5947 family protein — protein MSGLRRVARQAARAETRDDPEQRCDLCAQPLPPGCAHRHVLQPATGTVSCACRACAVLFDHDAGSAGGYRLLPQERRRLDGCRIDDAVWAGLGVPVSLAFFTRSGETGEVTAAYPSPLGPLRAAVPPDSWRQVEACHPDLPALVPDVQALLVNRARGASEHWLAPLDDCYRLVAVVRAHWKGLDGGPEVWQRVEDFFRALAEPTTFTTQEASWASP, from the coding sequence ATGAGCGGGCTGCGTCGTGTGGCGCGGCAGGCGGCCCGCGCCGAGACCCGGGACGACCCTGAGCAGCGGTGCGACCTGTGCGCACAGCCACTCCCGCCCGGGTGCGCGCACCGTCATGTGCTCCAGCCCGCCACCGGCACCGTCTCCTGCGCGTGCCGCGCCTGCGCGGTGCTCTTCGACCACGACGCGGGCTCGGCCGGGGGCTACCGCCTGCTGCCGCAGGAGCGGCGGCGGCTCGACGGCTGTCGCATCGACGACGCCGTGTGGGCCGGCCTCGGCGTCCCCGTCTCCCTCGCCTTCTTCACCCGTTCTGGCGAGACCGGGGAGGTCACGGCGGCGTACCCGAGTCCACTCGGCCCGCTGCGTGCCGCGGTTCCCCCGGACAGCTGGCGGCAGGTCGAGGCATGCCATCCCGACCTGCCGGCGCTCGTCCCCGACGTACAGGCCCTGCTGGTGAACCGCGCGCGTGGGGCGAGCGAGCACTGGCTCGCCCCGCTCGACGACTGCTACCGCCTGGTCGCCGTCGTGCGCGCACACTGGAAGGGACTGGACGGCGGCCCTGAGGTGTGGCAGCGGGTCGAGGACTTCTTCCGAGCACTGGCCGAACCCACCACCTTCACCACACAGGAGGCGTCATGGGCATCACCGTAG